Proteins found in one Thalassomonas actiniarum genomic segment:
- a CDS encoding 2Fe-2S iron-sulfur cluster-binding protein, which yields MENKEKLPRSQDVVPPNGQFIPIWVDGTQVDGIPGESILSVLFAVGKKSITKNDHGKVTGAYCGMGVCHCCTVKVNNQHKVKACQTLIEPSMHIDTQSNRLDEGGMA from the coding sequence ATGGAAAATAAGGAAAAACTACCGAGAAGTCAGGATGTAGTCCCACCTAATGGCCAATTTATCCCAATATGGGTAGATGGTACACAAGTCGATGGAATCCCTGGAGAAAGTATTCTTAGCGTGCTATTTGCTGTTGGGAAGAAATCTATCACTAAAAATGATCACGGTAAAGTCACGGGAGCCTATTGCGGCATGGGCGTATGCCATTGCTGTACGGTCAAGGTTAACAATCAACATAAGGTAAAAGCTTGCCAAACCCTTATTGAGCCGAGTATGCATATAGATACTCAGAGTAACCGGCTGGATGAAGGAGGAATGGCATGA
- a CDS encoding acyl-CoA dehydrogenase C-terminal domain-containing protein codes for MLSYKAPIRDIKFLFEDVFDYYGHYQKYPEYAEATPDLVDAIFSECAKFSENELLPLNQSGDKEGCKFDNGVVTTPKGFKEAYQQYVAGGWQSLSHPIEQGGQGLPPSMGMVKSEMMGTANWSWGMYPGLSHGAMNTIQEHGSDEQKELYLTRLTEGTWTGTMCLTEPQCGTDLGQVKTKAVPNDDGTYDITGTKIFISAGEHDLTENIVHIVLARLPDAPEGTRGISLFIVPKIQSDQQGNLGEGNNVTCGSIEDKMGIKASATAVLNFDNAKGVLIGPENKGLECMFTFMNTARVGTALQGVCTAELAYQNSLLYAKERLSMRSLSGKKAPEKVADPIIVHPDVRKMLMTQKAISEGGRAMIYYTAKLVDDIESAKTEDERKAADDRLGFITPILKAFLTELGCESASHGMQIFGGHGYIKEWGMEQIVRDARISTLYEGTTGIQALDLLGRKILLTRGVALKEFAMEILGFCKDHSMISGYSHKRQMNKFIWPLSKAVASWQQYSLRIALKARKDRDFIGACSVDYLMYSGYIVMAYFWAQMAQAAYEKLASGVEDRDFYRAKIKTAEFYFERMLPRTKSLAKTMMADPKTLMQLDGELLSFL; via the coding sequence ATGCTCAGTTATAAAGCGCCGATAAGGGATATAAAATTTTTATTCGAAGATGTGTTTGATTATTACGGGCATTATCAGAAGTATCCTGAATATGCCGAAGCGACCCCGGATTTGGTGGATGCCATTTTTTCCGAGTGTGCCAAGTTCAGTGAAAATGAGTTATTACCTTTAAACCAGAGTGGCGATAAAGAAGGCTGCAAGTTTGATAACGGTGTGGTGACTACGCCAAAAGGCTTTAAAGAAGCCTACCAACAATATGTTGCCGGTGGCTGGCAGAGTCTTTCGCACCCGATAGAGCAGGGAGGTCAAGGGCTGCCGCCGTCTATGGGCATGGTGAAGTCTGAAATGATGGGCACGGCAAACTGGTCCTGGGGTATGTACCCCGGCTTAAGCCATGGCGCCATGAACACCATACAAGAGCATGGCAGTGATGAACAAAAAGAACTTTATCTGACCCGGTTGACGGAAGGTACCTGGACCGGCACCATGTGCCTGACCGAGCCGCAGTGCGGTACAGATTTAGGCCAGGTGAAAACCAAGGCGGTACCAAATGATGACGGTACTTATGATATTACCGGTACGAAAATTTTTATTTCTGCCGGCGAGCATGATTTAACGGAAAACATTGTTCATATTGTATTAGCCCGCTTGCCGGATGCGCCGGAAGGTACCCGGGGGATTTCCCTGTTTATTGTGCCTAAAATTCAGTCGGATCAACAGGGTAACCTGGGTGAAGGCAATAATGTTACCTGCGGCTCTATTGAAGATAAAATGGGTATTAAAGCTTCGGCCACGGCGGTATTAAACTTCGATAATGCTAAAGGGGTATTGATCGGGCCGGAAAATAAAGGTCTGGAATGTATGTTCACCTTTATGAATACCGCCCGGGTGGGCACGGCTTTGCAGGGGGTTTGTACCGCCGAACTGGCCTATCAGAATTCCTTGTTATACGCCAAAGAAAGGTTGTCCATGCGCTCATTATCCGGTAAGAAAGCACCGGAAAAAGTCGCCGATCCTATTATTGTTCACCCCGATGTCCGTAAGATGCTGATGACGCAAAAAGCCATCAGTGAAGGGGGCCGGGCCATGATTTATTATACCGCGAAATTAGTGGATGATATCGAGAGTGCGAAAACGGAAGATGAGCGTAAGGCTGCCGATGACCGCTTAGGTTTTATTACCCCTATCTTGAAGGCATTTTTAACTGAGCTGGGTTGTGAAAGTGCCAGTCATGGCATGCAAATCTTCGGTGGCCATGGTTATATCAAAGAATGGGGCATGGAGCAGATCGTACGTGATGCCCGCATTTCTACCCTTTATGAAGGAACCACAGGTATTCAGGCATTGGATTTACTTGGCCGGAAAATTTTGCTGACACGAGGCGTTGCCTTAAAAGAATTTGCCATGGAAATTCTCGGTTTTTGTAAAGATCACAGTATGATTTCCGGATATAGCCACAAACGGCAAATGAATAAATTCATCTGGCCGCTCAGTAAAGCGGTTGCCAGCTGGCAGCAGTATTCATTGCGTATTGCCCTTAAAGCCAGAAAAGATCGTGATTTTATCGGCGCCTGCTCCGTCGATTACCTGATGTATTCAGGATATATCGTGATGGCTTATTTCTGGGCGCAAATGGCACAGGCCGCCTATGAAAAACTGGCTTCGGGTGTGGAAGACAGGGATTTTTACCGGGCAAAAATTAAAACGGCAGAGTTTTATTTTGAGCGTATGCTGCCCCGGACCAAGTCACTGGCAAAAACCATGATGGCAGATCCGAAAACCCTGATGCAGCTGGACGGCGAGTTATTGTCTTTCCTGTAA